One Gemmatimonadaceae bacterium genomic region harbors:
- the lon gene encoding endopeptidase La, with product MTHSQRRDEILRAELPPTLPLMALRSTMVYPLGTIAVQMGSPENLALLRAFDEPGVVVALVVAGGELEDAPDAEEFIGKIGVAARVHERINLPGDTVQITLQGLRRITIQRIDQSSPFVVAGCAPAYDVLPPAFEVEELVTRIVSATETLASLVDRIPGEIPAILRMNVSDPGRFADLAATNLNFKIADKDDVLQKLDVGDRLRFILGRLEREVARARVMDDVKKTTEVKIEQHQREFFLKQQLRAIQTELGETDPGERESTELLRRIDEAHLPEKVSLEARRECERLRMLSPASSEYQVLRTYLDWVLSLPWSKKSGDRDISLDKVSSALDTRHYGLGEAKERIIEYLAVRKLRGGDPAGPILCFVGPPGTGKTSLGEAIATSIGREFHRISVGGVRDEAEVRGHRRTYVAAMPGLLIQALRRTGVRDPVVMIDEIDKMGTGGATGDPTAAMLEVLDPSQNKTFVDHYLNQPFDLSSVLFICTANNLYDIPAALRDRLEVIRIAGYTSEEKVQIAWRYLIPKLCAEHGLTEEDAVFTDEALQFIAARYSREAGLRNFERQVAAVLRKRARRKAEGEMEPWTITPQKAEELLGVPQFAAEETEQEPEVGVVTGLAWTPNGGELMLIEALKMSGTGRLTVTGQLGEVMRESVDAAYSYVRSRSGLLRIPDEEFRDTDLHIHFPAGAIPKDGPSAGLAVTLAIASVLSGRRVRRDLAMTGEVTLRGKALEIGGLKEKVLAAYRAGLREVIVPRGNAKDIRDIPAEVRERMTFTFVTGMDEVLDRAMLPLEAPVDARDPDEEEGDGGQVVLPFPERAAAAHGAP from the coding sequence ATGACTCACTCCCAACGACGGGACGAGATCCTTCGCGCCGAACTGCCGCCGACGCTGCCGCTGATGGCACTGCGTTCGACGATGGTCTATCCGCTCGGCACCATCGCGGTGCAGATGGGCAGTCCGGAGAACCTCGCGCTGCTGCGCGCCTTCGATGAGCCCGGTGTGGTCGTGGCGCTGGTCGTCGCCGGCGGCGAGCTCGAGGATGCGCCGGACGCCGAGGAATTCATCGGGAAGATCGGGGTCGCGGCGCGGGTGCACGAGCGCATCAACCTGCCAGGCGACACGGTCCAGATCACGCTGCAGGGGCTGCGGCGCATCACCATCCAGCGCATCGACCAGTCGTCACCGTTCGTGGTGGCCGGCTGCGCACCGGCCTACGACGTGCTCCCGCCGGCATTCGAGGTCGAGGAACTCGTCACGCGCATCGTGAGCGCCACCGAGACCCTCGCCAGCCTCGTCGACCGCATCCCGGGTGAGATCCCGGCGATCCTGCGCATGAACGTCTCGGACCCGGGGCGCTTCGCCGACCTCGCCGCGACGAACCTGAACTTCAAGATCGCCGACAAGGACGACGTGCTCCAGAAGCTCGACGTCGGTGACCGGCTCCGCTTCATCCTCGGCCGCCTGGAGCGCGAAGTGGCCCGCGCCCGCGTCATGGATGACGTGAAGAAGACCACCGAGGTGAAGATCGAGCAGCACCAGCGCGAGTTCTTCCTCAAGCAGCAGCTGCGCGCGATCCAGACGGAGCTTGGCGAGACCGACCCCGGCGAGCGCGAGAGCACCGAGTTGCTCCGGCGCATCGACGAGGCGCACCTGCCGGAGAAGGTCAGCCTCGAGGCGCGCCGCGAGTGCGAGCGCCTGCGCATGCTCTCACCGGCCAGCAGCGAGTACCAGGTGCTGCGCACCTACCTCGACTGGGTGCTGTCGCTGCCGTGGTCGAAGAAGTCGGGTGACCGCGACATCTCGCTCGACAAGGTCAGCTCCGCCCTCGACACGCGGCACTACGGCCTGGGCGAGGCGAAGGAGCGCATCATCGAGTACCTCGCCGTGCGCAAGCTGCGCGGCGGCGACCCGGCCGGCCCGATCCTCTGCTTCGTGGGCCCGCCGGGCACCGGCAAGACCTCGCTGGGTGAGGCCATCGCCACCTCCATCGGGCGCGAGTTCCACCGCATCTCGGTGGGTGGAGTGCGCGACGAGGCGGAGGTGCGCGGCCACCGCCGCACCTACGTGGCCGCGATGCCCGGCCTGCTGATCCAGGCGCTGCGCCGCACCGGCGTGCGCGACCCGGTCGTGATGATCGACGAGATCGACAAGATGGGCACCGGCGGCGCCACCGGCGACCCGACCGCCGCCATGCTGGAGGTGCTCGACCCGTCGCAGAACAAGACGTTCGTCGACCACTACCTGAACCAGCCGTTCGACCTCAGCTCGGTGTTGTTCATCTGCACCGCGAACAACCTCTACGACATCCCTGCCGCGCTGCGGGACCGCCTCGAGGTGATCCGCATCGCCGGCTACACGTCGGAGGAGAAGGTGCAGATCGCGTGGCGCTACCTGATCCCGAAGCTCTGTGCCGAGCACGGGCTGACGGAAGAGGACGCGGTGTTCACCGACGAGGCGTTGCAGTTCATCGCGGCGCGCTACAGTCGTGAGGCCGGCCTGCGCAACTTCGAGCGCCAGGTGGCGGCGGTGCTGCGCAAGCGCGCCCGCCGCAAGGCCGAGGGCGAGATGGAGCCCTGGACGATCACGCCGCAGAAGGCCGAGGAGCTGCTCGGCGTTCCGCAGTTCGCCGCCGAGGAGACGGAGCAGGAACCGGAGGTGGGGGTCGTGACCGGCCTGGCCTGGACGCCGAACGGCGGTGAACTGATGCTGATCGAGGCGCTGAAGATGTCGGGCACCGGCCGCCTCACGGTCACGGGGCAGCTCGGCGAGGTGATGCGCGAGTCGGTCGATGCGGCGTACTCGTACGTCCGCTCGCGCAGCGGGCTGCTGCGGATACCCGACGAGGAGTTCCGCGACACCGACCTGCACATCCACTTCCCCGCCGGCGCGATCCCGAAGGACGGCCCGAGCGCCGGCCTGGCGGTGACGCTGGCCATTGCGAGCGTGCTGAGCGGCCGCCGCGTGCGCCGCGACCTGGCGATGACCGGGGAGGTCACGCTGCGTGGCAAGGCGCTGGAGATCGGCGGGTTGAAGGAGAAGGTGCTCGCCGCCTACCGGGCCGGCCTCCGCGAGGTGATCGTGCCGCGCGGCAATGCGAAGGACATCCGGGACATCCCGGCCGAGGTGCGCGAGCGCATGACCTTCACCTTCGTCACCGGGATGGACGAGGTGCTGGACCGTGCCATGCTCCCGCTCGAGGCCCCGGTGGACGCGCGGGACCCCGACGAGGAGGAGGGGGACGGCGGGCAGGTGGTGCTGCCCTTCCCCGAGCGGGCCGCGGCGGCACACGGGGCGCCGTAG
- a CDS encoding DUF445 family protein, translated as MASHLWREFALNVVLHSLAGGLTDTVAVWMLFNPHKPFLGVQGAIPKNKARLAASIGKVVGEKLLTPQDMLAELTHGGIRDAFNTRVATVVQGLLETERGSLRSLVPPSMSAELEHALQGIGTTVAERVELWVESDEARPVVIAFVARLRDAIGDQTLSDVLPAARRAALVDQGRALALTLAHSDSVATAVAGSVRAQAAALLSRDEPMLTTMPPELSVMLDKAVHAYIPVVVDRLGAWLSQAESRETVKRTLQGVMSKFVTELRFHERVLARFLVTERALEKALDALGGDGVDELSSLLREPAIREQVTRAVRDGVESLLRKPLRDIVGTRDPAKVSALADSLSNGALRLLRAESTQAFVADRIESALEGVAHRRLDDLLSGVSNETIAGWILEAMRGDATQQFVRDTAAGVVQKALDAPIGRPARWLPEHSNERLAGMLAPAIWDWIVEALPGLVQKFDVPALIERKVNEFSTERVEEIVRGVTQRELNLIIKFGFALGAVIGVGTFFISQAIRALP; from the coding sequence ATGGCATCACACCTCTGGCGCGAGTTCGCGCTCAACGTCGTCCTGCACAGCCTGGCCGGCGGCCTCACCGACACGGTGGCAGTCTGGATGCTGTTCAACCCGCACAAGCCCTTCCTGGGCGTGCAGGGAGCCATCCCGAAGAACAAGGCGCGCCTCGCGGCCAGCATCGGGAAGGTGGTCGGCGAGAAGTTGCTGACGCCGCAGGACATGCTCGCGGAGCTGACGCATGGCGGCATCCGCGATGCGTTCAACACGCGGGTGGCGACGGTGGTGCAGGGCCTCCTCGAGACCGAGCGGGGCTCGCTGCGGAGCCTCGTGCCGCCGTCGATGAGCGCGGAGCTCGAGCATGCGCTGCAGGGCATCGGCACCACGGTGGCGGAACGGGTGGAGCTGTGGGTGGAGAGCGACGAGGCGCGGCCGGTGGTGATCGCGTTCGTGGCGCGCCTGCGGGATGCGATCGGCGACCAGACGCTCTCGGATGTCCTCCCGGCCGCGCGGCGCGCCGCCCTCGTGGACCAGGGGCGGGCGCTGGCCCTCACGCTGGCGCACAGCGACTCGGTGGCGACGGCGGTGGCTGGCAGCGTGCGGGCGCAGGCGGCTGCGCTGCTCTCGCGCGACGAGCCGATGCTCACGACCATGCCGCCCGAGCTGAGCGTGATGCTCGATAAGGCGGTGCACGCCTACATCCCGGTGGTGGTGGACCGCCTCGGCGCGTGGCTGTCGCAGGCCGAGAGCCGCGAGACGGTGAAGCGCACGCTGCAGGGCGTGATGTCGAAGTTCGTGACCGAGCTGCGCTTCCACGAGCGCGTGCTGGCGCGCTTCCTCGTCACCGAGCGTGCGCTGGAGAAGGCGCTCGACGCCCTCGGCGGCGACGGCGTGGACGAGCTGTCGTCACTGCTGCGGGAGCCGGCGATCCGGGAGCAGGTCACGCGCGCGGTGCGCGACGGCGTCGAGTCGCTGCTGCGCAAGCCGCTGCGCGACATCGTCGGCACGCGCGATCCGGCGAAGGTGAGCGCACTCGCCGACAGCCTGTCGAACGGCGCGCTCCGCCTGCTGCGGGCCGAGTCCACGCAGGCGTTCGTGGCCGATCGCATCGAGTCGGCGCTGGAAGGCGTGGCGCACCGGCGCCTGGACGACCTGCTCTCCGGGGTGAGCAACGAGACGATCGCCGGCTGGATTCTCGAGGCGATGCGCGGCGATGCCACGCAGCAGTTCGTGCGGGACACGGCGGCCGGCGTGGTGCAGAAGGCTCTCGACGCGCCGATCGGCCGCCCCGCCCGATGGCTCCCCGAGCACAGCAACGAACGGCTGGCCGGCATGCTGGCGCCGGCGATCTGGGACTGGATCGTGGAGGCGCTGCCCGGGCTGGTGCAGAAGTTCGACGTGCCGGCGCTGATCGAGCGCAAGGTGAACGAGTTCAGCACCGAGCGCGTGGAGGAGATCGTGCGCGGCGTCACGCAGCGCGAGCTCAACCTGATCATCAAGTTCGGCTTCGCCCTCGGCGCCGTGATCGGCGTGGGCACCTTCTTCATCTCGCAGGCGATCCGCGCGCTTCCCTGA
- a CDS encoding acyl-ACP desaturase produces the protein MTAPSNDLLAKVEVLSDLEPLVDELMVAHEAKRVLWFPSELLAPAPDTDPDAYLRALRERSAGISTPARVALALNLLTEEGLPHFHRLLAVYLGNESFWHKWTNLWTAEEDRHGAVLHDYMHDSRILDNPVLERMQFEYLKAGFAPAWDRDPYRVFVYTSLQERATQVSHANTGKLAGSFEPLIGEVLSNVAKEEARHYTFYRAIFKAVLERDPNRAMLSAAEIMPSIEMPGVSMPHFRDMADVVRRAGIYGPRDYLRIVEELIRFWAIGAVTGLDDLGRKAQEKIMAVPARLLRVADMMETRSRAKTFSFDVAFAREFAMD, from the coding sequence ATGACTGCTCCCTCGAACGACCTGCTGGCGAAGGTCGAGGTTCTCTCGGATCTCGAGCCGCTCGTGGATGAACTGATGGTCGCGCACGAAGCGAAGCGTGTGCTCTGGTTCCCGAGTGAACTGCTCGCGCCGGCGCCGGACACCGATCCCGACGCGTACCTGCGGGCATTGCGCGAGCGCAGCGCCGGCATCTCCACGCCGGCGCGCGTCGCGCTCGCGCTCAACCTCCTCACCGAGGAGGGGCTGCCGCACTTCCACCGCCTGCTGGCGGTGTACCTCGGCAACGAGTCGTTCTGGCACAAGTGGACGAACCTCTGGACGGCCGAGGAGGACCGGCACGGTGCCGTGCTGCACGACTACATGCACGACAGCCGGATCCTCGACAATCCCGTGCTCGAGCGGATGCAGTTCGAGTACCTGAAGGCCGGGTTCGCACCGGCATGGGACCGTGATCCGTACCGCGTGTTCGTGTACACGTCGCTGCAGGAACGTGCGACGCAGGTGAGCCACGCCAACACCGGCAAGCTCGCCGGCAGCTTCGAGCCGCTGATCGGCGAGGTGCTGTCGAACGTCGCGAAGGAGGAGGCCCGGCACTACACCTTCTACCGTGCGATCTTCAAGGCGGTGCTCGAGCGCGACCCGAATCGCGCGATGCTCTCCGCGGCCGAGATCATGCCGTCGATCGAGATGCCGGGGGTGAGCATGCCGCACTTCCGCGACATGGCCGACGTGGTGCGGCGCGCCGGCATCTACGGCCCGCGCGACTACCTCCGGATCGTCGAGGAGCTGATCCGCTTCTGGGCGATCGGCGCCGTGACGGGGCTGGACGACCTGGGCCGGAAGGCACAGGAGAAGATCATGGCCGTTCCGGCCCGCCTGCTGCGGGTGGCCGACATGATGGAGACCCGCAGCCGCGCCAAGACGTTCTCCTTCGACGTGGCCTTCGCCCGCGAATTCGCGATGGATTAA
- a CDS encoding prepilin peptidase, with the protein MDATFVILASAALFGACFGSFLNVCVSRWPAGLSVVRPASRCPKCEREIRWHENVPVLGWLRLRGRCAGCALPISIEYPLVELAVAGIWAASAALGGWSLDGLRLATFATIMFGITLTDAKHYVIPDGFTVFGFLFVLATSVVAFFNSGGEQWFAPPVEAIYGACAGAGFIAIIGWLGEVALKKEAMGFGDATLMAVVGAAVGPTRAIITVFVAAALGAAAFLCLVYPIAWLRARREGREFEPPLVPFGVFLAPAAVVMLVGGSRLLEWGSTFLGVPLH; encoded by the coding sequence GTGGACGCCACCTTCGTCATCCTCGCCAGCGCGGCCCTCTTCGGCGCGTGCTTCGGCTCGTTCCTGAACGTCTGCGTCTCGCGCTGGCCTGCCGGCCTCTCGGTCGTGCGGCCCGCCAGCCGTTGCCCCAAGTGCGAGCGCGAGATCCGCTGGCACGAGAACGTGCCCGTGCTCGGGTGGCTGCGGCTCCGCGGCCGCTGCGCCGGCTGCGCGCTGCCGATTTCCATCGAGTATCCGCTGGTCGAACTCGCGGTCGCCGGCATCTGGGCGGCCTCGGCGGCGCTCGGCGGCTGGAGCCTCGACGGCCTTCGCCTGGCGACCTTCGCCACGATCATGTTCGGCATCACCCTCACCGATGCCAAGCACTACGTGATTCCCGACGGCTTCACGGTGTTCGGCTTCCTGTTCGTGCTCGCCACCAGCGTCGTGGCGTTCTTCAACAGCGGCGGCGAGCAGTGGTTCGCACCGCCGGTGGAGGCGATCTACGGCGCGTGCGCCGGTGCCGGCTTCATCGCCATCATCGGCTGGCTGGGCGAGGTTGCGCTGAAGAAGGAGGCGATGGGGTTCGGCGATGCCACGCTGATGGCCGTCGTGGGCGCCGCCGTCGGCCCGACGCGCGCGATCATCACGGTGTTCGTGGCCGCGGCACTGGGTGCGGCGGCGTTCCTCTGCCTCGTCTACCCGATCGCGTGGCTGCGGGCACGCCGCGAGGGCCGCGAGTTCGAGCCGCCGCTGGTGCCGTTCGGCGTCTTCCTCGCGCCCGCTGCGGTGGTGATGCTGGTGGGCGGCAGCCGGTTGCTGGAGTGGGGCAGTACGTTCCTCGGTGTCCCGCTCCACTGA
- a CDS encoding RNA methyltransferase has protein sequence MSLLTVARDLQRRKARERSGRFVAEGLRTVEELLQSGLAVEGVLAADVAAQVPRAAALLDRAANAGIPVAYVSERDFDSAAGTDAPQGVLAVASVPRWSLDALTASPLHLLVLDGVQDPGNVGTILRSAAAFGVTATVALPGTVDLWNAKVVRSAMGSHFVHPTLTCTAEELGSFLGGRGVPLWGADAAGTPLQDVPVPAQWALAVGNEGAGLSPAVQSLVATTVALPISAAVESLNVAVATGIFLFALR, from the coding sequence GTGAGCCTGCTCACCGTTGCCCGGGACCTGCAGCGCCGCAAGGCGCGCGAACGCAGCGGCCGCTTCGTGGCCGAGGGACTGCGCACGGTCGAGGAACTGCTGCAGAGCGGCCTGGCGGTGGAGGGTGTGCTGGCTGCGGACGTCGCCGCCCAGGTGCCGCGCGCTGCGGCGCTCCTCGACCGGGCCGCGAATGCCGGGATCCCGGTGGCCTACGTCTCGGAGCGCGATTTCGACTCCGCCGCCGGCACGGACGCGCCGCAGGGGGTGCTGGCCGTCGCGTCCGTCCCGCGCTGGTCCCTCGACGCCCTCACGGCGTCCCCCCTGCACCTGCTGGTCCTCGACGGCGTCCAGGACCCCGGCAACGTCGGCACGATCCTGCGCAGCGCCGCCGCCTTCGGGGTGACCGCCACCGTCGCCCTGCCGGGAACAGTTGACCTTTGGAACGCGAAGGTCGTCAGGAGCGCGATGGGCAGTCACTTCGTGCATCCCACCCTGACCTGCACTGCGGAAGAGCTTGGTTCGTTCCTCGGGGGGCGCGGCGTCCCGTTGTGGGGCGCCGATGCTGCCGGAACTCCGCTCCAGGACGTGCCGGTGCCCGCGCAGTGGGCGCTGGCGGTGGGGAACGAGGGGGCGGGCCTGTCTCCTGCGGTGCAATCGCTCGTCGCGACGACCGTGGCGCTTCCCATCAGCGCCGCCGTCGAGTCACTGAACGTGGCCGTCGCGACCGGCATCTTCCTGTTCGCCCTTCGCTGA
- a CDS encoding purine-nucleoside phosphorylase, which yields MHPAAVPVITDATLQARYGSAAAAEAAAVVRRLVPRPIPDPVAAIILGSGLGGLADRISDAVRIPFHDVPGFPPATVEGHAGALITGTLAGRPVICLAGRFHLYEAHPAAVAVFPVRVMHALGARTLIVSNAAGGIRRTFAPGTLMRIDDHINLMNRHPLCGPVQPGEPRFPDMSAPYDAPLAAQLDAAARGLGIRLDVGVYCGLLGPTYETPAEVRMLEKLGADAVGMSTVPEVITARSLGMRCAGVSLITNAAAGYTAQPLSHDEVLHESREAAGRFQDLVTAVVAGL from the coding sequence ATGCATCCGGCGGCGGTGCCTGTCATCACGGACGCGACGCTGCAGGCGCGATACGGCAGCGCGGCGGCCGCCGAAGCCGCGGCGGTCGTGCGTCGGCTCGTGCCGCGACCGATCCCCGACCCGGTGGCGGCGATCATCCTCGGCTCCGGCCTGGGTGGGCTCGCCGACCGCATCAGCGACGCAGTGCGCATTCCGTTCCACGACGTGCCGGGTTTTCCCCCTGCCACGGTGGAGGGGCACGCCGGCGCCCTGATCACCGGGACGCTGGCGGGACGTCCCGTCATCTGCCTGGCCGGGCGGTTTCATCTCTACGAGGCGCACCCGGCCGCCGTCGCCGTCTTCCCGGTGCGGGTGATGCACGCCCTTGGCGCGCGCACCCTCATCGTGTCGAACGCGGCGGGGGGCATCCGGCGCACCTTCGCGCCAGGCACGCTGATGCGCATCGACGATCACATCAACCTGATGAACCGGCATCCGTTGTGCGGCCCGGTGCAGCCGGGTGAGCCGCGGTTCCCGGACATGTCGGCCCCCTACGACGCGCCGCTCGCCGCACAGCTCGACGCGGCGGCGCGTGGGCTGGGCATCCGGCTCGACGTGGGCGTGTACTGCGGCCTGCTCGGGCCCACCTACGAGACGCCGGCGGAGGTGCGCATGCTGGAGAAGCTGGGCGCCGATGCCGTCGGCATGAGCACGGTGCCCGAGGTGATCACGGCGCGGTCACTTGGCATGCGCTGTGCCGGCGTGAGCCTCATCACGAATGCCGCCGCGGGCTACACCGCGCAGCCGCTCAGCCACGACGAGGTGCTGCACGAGTCGAGGGAGGCCGCGGGACGGTTCCAGGATCTCGTCACGGCCGTCGTCGCCGGACTCTGA
- the add gene encoding adenosine deaminase: MSPVPVASDRSLLRRLPKAELHCHLDGSVRPETMLELAREYRVAMPRDDAEALRDYMRVDDARNLEDYLMRFDTTLSVMQTAEALERIAYELAIDVAAEGVKYIEMRFAPPLNTLEGLSLAEAIEAPLRGIRKAEAEADVTARLIVCSLRHYDPVLSLDLARLAVGYQARGVVGFDLAGGEFGNPASRHAAAFEYCKEHGLACTCHAGEGDGADSIRQAVHDCHAHRIGHATRLLEDPALVEEVHERGIALELCLTSNVQTRVTDRYETHPLKQFLARGMNVCLNTDNRLMSGTTLVDEYHHAATSCDCTIEEIAGMALDGFRSSFLPVAEKQVLVARMESEIAALLRGGAPA; encoded by the coding sequence GTGAGCCCGGTGCCGGTGGCCTCCGACCGGTCGCTCCTGCGTCGACTGCCCAAGGCGGAGCTGCATTGCCACCTCGACGGCTCGGTGCGTCCGGAGACGATGCTCGAGCTGGCGCGGGAGTACCGCGTGGCGATGCCGCGCGACGACGCCGAGGCGCTGCGCGACTACATGCGCGTGGACGACGCCCGGAACCTCGAGGACTACCTCATGCGCTTCGACACCACGCTCTCGGTGATGCAGACCGCCGAGGCACTGGAACGGATCGCATACGAGCTGGCGATCGACGTCGCGGCGGAGGGGGTGAAGTACATCGAGATGCGCTTCGCGCCGCCGCTCAACACGCTGGAGGGGCTGTCGCTCGCCGAGGCGATCGAGGCCCCGCTGCGCGGCATCCGGAAGGCGGAGGCGGAGGCGGACGTCACCGCGCGACTGATCGTGTGCAGCCTGCGCCACTACGACCCGGTGCTCTCACTCGACCTGGCGCGCCTGGCGGTGGGCTACCAGGCGCGCGGCGTGGTGGGGTTCGACCTCGCCGGCGGCGAGTTCGGCAACCCGGCCTCGCGTCATGCGGCGGCGTTCGAGTACTGCAAGGAGCACGGCCTCGCCTGCACCTGCCATGCCGGGGAGGGAGACGGCGCCGATTCCATCCGCCAGGCGGTGCACGACTGCCATGCCCACCGCATCGGGCACGCCACCCGCCTGCTCGAGGATCCCGCGCTGGTGGAGGAGGTGCATGAACGTGGCATCGCGCTGGAGCTCTGCCTCACCAGCAATGTCCAGACCCGCGTGACCGACCGATACGAGACGCACCCGCTGAAGCAGTTCCTCGCGCGGGGCATGAACGTGTGCCTCAACACCGACAACCGGCTGATGTCGGGCACGACGCTGGTGGACGAGTACCACCACGCGGCGACGAGCTGTGACTGCACCATCGAGGAGATCGCCGGCATGGCGCTGGACGGCTTCCGCAGCAGCTTCCTCCCCGTGGCGGAGAAGCAGGTGCTCGTGGCGCGCATGGAGTCGGAGATCGCGGCGCTGTTGCGCGGCGGGGCACCGGCATGA